The genomic segment TTTTTTACATGGTCCTCAGCCGTATCCTTATGCGCTTTTTCTCTTAATCCAAGTTCCATTTGGATTTTATTCGGAAGATCAATTAATAAACTTTGATAATATTCATGAATTTTAGTTATCATAATTATTATATAAATGGTTTACTTCGCATAACAGCACCTTAACGCTTCGCTTCGGGACTTCGCCCTCGCTCGGTCTGCGACACATAGGCTTTCTGTCACTCGTTTGCTTTCGCAAACTACGTGCCAGTCCCTAACGTCCCGTTCCGGGACTCAGGGTCAGCCTACGTCGTTAAGGCTAGTTCGTTAATTGCAATGTCCAAAAAGTGATTTAGAAGTTTCTGTTCAAATTTTCGCTGTTTGTGAAATTTCATGTTCTTTGTCATGCTCTGAGAAAGCCGAGTTTGATTTTGAATGTTTATTTGAAGAGATTTTATTAAAGTTTTTAGTTAGTTTTCGTCTTTCTCATTATTCAATTACTTTGCTTTTTTCACTCACAGTTCTGTTTTAATATGCTCTGTTTGGGATATTTCAGCGAAAATTAATCAAAAACAAAGAGTCGAATTTATTTATCTCTTACCAATATTTTTGGCCTTGATTCTTTCTTAATTTTATCTTTTCTATAACTTGGACACTGCAATTAACATACGCTAACCGCTGCGCTTCGGGACTTGCGCCCTCGCTTGGCCTTCGGCACATAGGCTTTCTGTCACTCGTTTGCATACGCAAACTACGTGCCAGTCCCTAACGCCTCTTCGAGGCTCAGGGTCAGCCTACGTCTGTTAGCTAGTTCGTTATGCGACATGGTATAAAATTTTAGAATCAATGAATAAAAAAAACATATCTATAATAATTTTTATTCTCTTTTTAAGCTGTAAAAATCATGAAAGATTTGAATCCGAAAAAGAAGAATTTGCAATTGTTACTGCTTCAATTCTAAATTCTAGAAAAAATCCTGATCTCAAATCGGATATAGTTGGAAAATTCTCTTTTGGTTCTCCAATATTTATTAATTCTAAGGATTCTTTTGAAGATACTATTGATGGTGAAAAAGGAAAATGGATTAAAGAGAAAGTAACAAATGGATATATATTTAGTAAATATTTAATAATTACTTCTGGAAGTATCCTAAAACTTAAGGGTGTTGTCGATATTTGCAACTTTCCTTGTGGTGGTAGCTGTTTTATTCCACCTGGAGATCTATATTTAGTCGGTGATTTCTATATAGAGATAGATGATCACATGGATTATCTTCCAGAAGATAGAACCCCTTGCTCTACTATTAGAATTGGTAACTGGAAGCAAGACAAGAATGAATTTCAATTTTCCTCGCCAATCAAATATGCCGGCTTTAATGGGAAAAATAACCATTGTAGGATTACATTCTTAAGTAATTTAGAAAAAATTGGTGATAAAATCATTTTGGATCATTTGAAAAAACCTTTCAATTTAAAAAAAATGTCCGATTCAAAAGGAACTTATTACATTATAAATAACAAAACGATTCATGATCGTTCCAAATATCATGAATATTGTTCTGAACAATCTTTACATGACAAAGTAATCGAAGTTTTCGATTCATATTATATTGATGAAAAAATCGACAGAAATAATCTTTTTTCCAACTATTCGAATAAATTTAATGAGAAAATTAGTGAATAATTGAAATTATACCACGTCGCATAACAGCGACTTACCGCTTCGCTTCGGGACAAGCCCTCGCTCGGCCTGCGGCAAATTCCCTTTCTGGCATTCGCCTTGCTTACGCAAGCTACATGCCAGTCCCTAACGTCCCGGCGGGACTCAGGGTCAGGGAACTTCGGTAAGTCTAGTTCGTTATACGACATCATTTAAAATTTAAATTTCGGAAAAAAAATGAAAAACACTAATTACATAAAACAAATTTCCAATGCTCTAAAAACCCTCAAAAAAGAGACATTAAAAAAACAAAAAGCTAGTCTTGAATCGTTCCCTTTATGGAATGACTTAGATTATAAGGATGTTGAATTTGCAACTAATGAAATAATAAATTTACTTGAAACTGGAGTTGAATCTAACTCATTTGTAAATCTTGCCTTCACGACAGTCTCAAATCTAGCAAATCAAATAAATAACCTTGCTAGCTTGTATTCAACTCTTGAATCTACTCCATCTCTTCAAAATTATCATAACTATATTGCTAATCTTGATAATTTCAGAACCTTTTGCAGAAATTATGGTATTTATTCAGAAATTCAACTCACCCCAATACTTCCCGAAACTAAAAATTCGATCAATATAGAATTAGGAAAACTCATACAAGCAAATAACGAGGTACAATCTTTAAAAGATGATATCAAACAATTAATAAGTCCAACAATCGCCGGAAAGCTATCAAAATCGTACGCAGACAGAAAGAAATTTATTTTCTTTGGAAGATTATTTGCACTTATTCTAATAACTGTTTCTTTATACTTTGGTTTGTATTATACAAACAACTTAATAAAAGATATTTTGACATCGACTAAAATAGAATCTATAAACAATGATACGAATGAAATTAGTGATAAAACAGAAACTATCAAAAACAATATAACTTTAACTTACATTATCCTAAGGTCTCTTGCACTTATACCGATCTATTCTCTAATAATATTTCTAATAAATCAATACATCAAAGAAAGAAATATCGAGGAGGATTACGCACATAAGGAAGCAGTTTCATCTACATT from the Leptospira ellinghausenii genome contains:
- a CDS encoding SH3 domain-containing protein — translated: MNKKNISIIIFILFLSCKNHERFESEKEEFAIVTASILNSRKNPDLKSDIVGKFSFGSPIFINSKDSFEDTIDGEKGKWIKEKVTNGYIFSKYLIITSGSILKLKGVVDICNFPCGGSCFIPPGDLYLVGDFYIEIDDHMDYLPEDRTPCSTIRIGNWKQDKNEFQFSSPIKYAGFNGKNNHCRITFLSNLEKIGDKIILDHLKKPFNLKKMSDSKGTYYIINNKTIHDRSKYHEYCSEQSLHDKVIEVFDSYYIDEKIDRNNLFSNYSNKFNEKISE